The following are encoded in a window of Kogia breviceps isolate mKogBre1 chromosome 12, mKogBre1 haplotype 1, whole genome shotgun sequence genomic DNA:
- the FGFR1OP2 gene encoding FGFR1 oncogene partner 2 isoform X1: MSCTIEKALADAKALVERLRDHDDAAESLIEQTTALNKRVEAMKQYQEEIQELNEVARHRPRSTLVMGIQQENRQIRELQQENKELRTSLEEHQSALELIMSKYREQMFRLLMASKKDDPGIIMKLKEQHTKIDMVHRNSSEGFFLDASRHTLEAPQHGLQRRHLEANQNELQAHVDQITEMAAVMRKAIEIDEQQGCREQERIFQLEQENKGLREILQITRESFLNLRKDDVSESTSLSALVTNSDLSLRKS; this comes from the exons ATGAGTTGCACAATTGAGAAGGCACTTGCTGATGCTAAAGCCCTTGTTGAAAGACTGAGAGATCACGACGATGCAGCAGAATCTCTGATTGAGCAAACCACAGCTCTCAACAAGCGAGTAGAAGCTATGAAGCAG TATCAAGAAGAAATTCAAGAACTTAATGAAGTTGCAAGACATCGGCCACGGTCCACATTAGTTATGGGAATCCagcaagaaaacagacaaatcagAGAATTGCAACAAGAGAACAAAG AATTACGTACATCCCTAGAAGAACATCAGTCTGCCTTGGAACTTATAATGAGCAAGTATCGAGAGCAAATGTTTAGATTGCTAATGGCTAGCAAAAAAGATGATCCAGGGATAATAATGAAGTTAAAAGAGCAGCACACCAAG ATTGACATGGTGCATCGTAACAGCTCCGAAGGATTCTTCCTTGATGCATCTCGACACACCCTTGAAGCACCTCAACATGGACTGCAGAGGAGGCACTTGGAAGCAAATCAGAAT gaattaCAAGCACATGTTGACCAGATAACTGAAATGGCAGCAGTAATGAGGAAAGCCATTGAAATTGACGAGCAACAGGGTTGCAGGGAACAGGAACGAATATTTCAACTTGag CAAGAAAATAAAGGCTTGAGAGAGATCCTTCAAATAACTCGAGAATCATTTTTGAATCTTAGAAAAGATGATGTGTCGGAAAGTACATCTTTGTCAGCATTAGTGACCAATAGTGACCTGAGTCTGAGGAAGAGCTGA
- the FGFR1OP2 gene encoding FGFR1 oncogene partner 2 isoform X2, producing the protein MSCTIEKALADAKALVERLRDHDDAAESLIEQTTALNKRVEAMKQYQEEIQELNEVARHRPRSTLVMGIQQENRQIRELQQENKELRTSLEEHQSALELIMSKYREQMFRLLMASKKDDPGIIMKLKEQHTKELQAHVDQITEMAAVMRKAIEIDEQQGCREQERIFQLEQENKGLREILQITRESFLNLRKDDVSESTSLSALVTNSDLSLRKS; encoded by the exons ATGAGTTGCACAATTGAGAAGGCACTTGCTGATGCTAAAGCCCTTGTTGAAAGACTGAGAGATCACGACGATGCAGCAGAATCTCTGATTGAGCAAACCACAGCTCTCAACAAGCGAGTAGAAGCTATGAAGCAG TATCAAGAAGAAATTCAAGAACTTAATGAAGTTGCAAGACATCGGCCACGGTCCACATTAGTTATGGGAATCCagcaagaaaacagacaaatcagAGAATTGCAACAAGAGAACAAAG AATTACGTACATCCCTAGAAGAACATCAGTCTGCCTTGGAACTTATAATGAGCAAGTATCGAGAGCAAATGTTTAGATTGCTAATGGCTAGCAAAAAAGATGATCCAGGGATAATAATGAAGTTAAAAGAGCAGCACACCAAG gaattaCAAGCACATGTTGACCAGATAACTGAAATGGCAGCAGTAATGAGGAAAGCCATTGAAATTGACGAGCAACAGGGTTGCAGGGAACAGGAACGAATATTTCAACTTGag CAAGAAAATAAAGGCTTGAGAGAGATCCTTCAAATAACTCGAGAATCATTTTTGAATCTTAGAAAAGATGATGTGTCGGAAAGTACATCTTTGTCAGCATTAGTGACCAATAGTGACCTGAGTCTGAGGAAGAGCTGA